One Bosea sp. 685 DNA segment encodes these proteins:
- the secY gene encoding preprotein translocase subunit SecY has protein sequence MASAAEQLASNLNFGAFAKADELKKRIWFTLGALIIYRLGTYIPLPGMNPDAVSDLFKQSQSGVLGLFNMFSGGAVGRLAIFALAIMPYISASIIVQLLSSVIPTFEALKKEGEQGRKVLNQYTRYLTLVLAVFQAYGIGVGLQGSGNLVLEPGPFFLLSTTITLVGGTMFLLWLGEQITSRGIGNGTSMIIFSGIIAEFPSQLAQTLELGRQGAISTGLLLLILVMAICVIAFCVFMERAQRRLLINYPKRQVGNRMYEGQTSFLPLKLNTAGVIPPIFASSLLLLPTTIASFSQASGGTGFLSVIATYLAHGRPLFMFLYAALIIFFCFFYTAIVFNPVETADNLKKHGGFMPGIRPGERTAEHIDRVLTRITVLGAGYLTIVCLIPEIMITYAQIPIILLGGTSLLIVVTTTMDTVAQVHGHLLAHQYEGLVKKAKLRGAKR, from the coding sequence ATGGCATCGGCGGCTGAACAGCTTGCTTCAAACCTGAATTTCGGCGCGTTCGCCAAGGCGGATGAGCTGAAGAAACGCATCTGGTTCACGCTCGGCGCGCTGATCATCTACCGGCTCGGCACCTATATCCCGCTGCCCGGCATGAATCCCGACGCCGTCTCGGACCTGTTCAAGCAGTCGCAGTCCGGCGTGCTTGGCCTGTTCAACATGTTTTCCGGCGGCGCGGTCGGCCGGCTTGCGATCTTCGCGCTTGCGATCATGCCGTACATCTCGGCCTCGATCATCGTGCAGCTGCTCTCCAGCGTGATCCCGACCTTCGAGGCGCTGAAGAAGGAAGGCGAGCAGGGCCGCAAGGTCCTGAACCAGTACACCCGCTACCTGACGCTGGTTCTCGCGGTCTTCCAGGCTTATGGCATCGGCGTCGGCCTGCAGGGCTCGGGCAATCTCGTGCTGGAGCCGGGCCCGTTCTTCCTGCTCTCGACCACGATCACGCTGGTCGGCGGCACGATGTTCCTGCTCTGGCTCGGCGAGCAGATCACCAGCCGCGGCATCGGCAACGGCACCTCGATGATCATCTTCTCGGGCATCATCGCCGAATTCCCGTCGCAGCTCGCCCAGACCCTCGAACTCGGCCGTCAGGGCGCGATCTCGACCGGCCTACTGCTGTTGATCCTGGTGATGGCGATCTGCGTCATCGCCTTCTGCGTCTTCATGGAGCGCGCCCAGCGCCGGCTCCTGATCAACTATCCCAAGCGCCAGGTCGGCAACCGCATGTATGAGGGCCAGACCTCGTTCCTGCCGCTGAAGCTCAACACGGCCGGCGTGATTCCGCCGATCTTCGCCTCCTCGCTGCTGCTGCTGCCGACCACGATCGCGAGCTTCTCGCAGGCTTCGGGCGGCACGGGCTTTCTGTCGGTGATCGCGACCTATCTGGCCCATGGCCGGCCGCTGTTCATGTTCCTCTATGCGGCGCTGATCATCTTCTTCTGCTTCTTCTACACCGCGATCGTGTTCAATCCGGTGGAGACAGCCGACAATCTCAAGAAGCATGGCGGCTTCATGCCCGGCATCCGCCCGGGCGAGCGCACCGCCGAGCATATCGACCGCGTGCTGACTCGCATCACGGTGCTCGGAGCCGGCTATTTGACTATCGTCTGCCTTATCCCCGAGATCATGATCACCTATGCCCAGATACCGATCATTCTCCTGGGCGGCACGTCGCTGCTGATCGTGGTGACGACGACGATGGATACCGTGGCGCAGGTTCACGGACATTTGCTGGCCCATCAGTATGAAGGGCTGGTCAAGAAGGCCAAGCTGCGAGGGGCGAAGCGCTGA
- a CDS encoding adenylate kinase, whose protein sequence is MRLIFLGPPGAGKGTQAARIVEAHGIPQLSTGDMLRAAVTAGTPIGIKAKSVMDSGALVSDDIVIGIVAERIEHADAKKGFILDGFPRTLAQAEALDAMLASKGLKLDKVLELKVDQTKLVDRIVKRAEEARAAGQPVRKDDDPEVFKTRLEAYNRDTAVVAPYYAKRGQLTDIDGMQPIDAVTAAIEKALA, encoded by the coding sequence ATGCGATTGATTTTCTTGGGGCCGCCGGGGGCGGGTAAGGGCACTCAAGCGGCGCGTATCGTCGAAGCGCACGGCATTCCTCAGCTTTCCACGGGCGACATGCTGCGTGCGGCGGTCACTGCGGGCACGCCGATCGGCATCAAGGCGAAGTCGGTGATGGATTCCGGCGCGCTGGTTTCGGACGATATCGTCATCGGCATCGTCGCCGAGCGAATCGAGCATGCGGATGCCAAGAAGGGATTCATCCTCGATGGCTTCCCGCGCACCCTGGCGCAGGCCGAGGCGCTCGACGCGATGCTGGCGTCCAAAGGGCTCAAGCTCGACAAGGTGCTGGAGCTCAAGGTCGACCAGACCAAGCTCGTCGACCGCATCGTCAAGCGCGCCGAGGAGGCGAGGGCGGCCGGGCAGCCGGTGCGCAAGGACGACGATCCGGAGGTCTTCAAGACCAGGCTCGAGGCCTATAATCGCGATACCGCGGTGGTTGCGCCCTATTACGCCAAGCGCGGGCAACTGACCGATATCGACGGCATGCAACCGATCGACGCCGTGACAGCGGCGATCGAGAAGGCGTTGGCCTGA
- the rpsK gene encoding 30S ribosomal protein S11 yields MAKEAQRVRRRERKNIVSGVAHVNASFNNTMITITDAQGNTISWSSAGTMGFKGSRKSTPYAAQVAAEDAARKAAEHGMRTLEVEVTGPGSGRESALRALQAAGFTVTSIRDVTPIPHNGCRPRKRRRV; encoded by the coding sequence ATGGCCAAGGAAGCCCAACGCGTTCGTCGCCGCGAACGTAAGAACATCGTCTCCGGCGTCGCCCATGTGAACGCCTCGTTCAACAACACCATGATCACCATCACCGACGCGCAGGGCAACACGATCTCGTGGTCGTCCGCCGGCACGATGGGCTTCAAGGGCTCGCGCAAGTCGACCCCCTATGCCGCCCAGGTTGCCGCTGAGGACGCCGCCCGCAAGGCAGCCGAGCACGGCATGCGTACGCTGGAAGTCGAAGTCACCGGTCCGGGTTCGGGTCGTGAATCGGCGCTGCGCGCCCTGCAGGCCGCGGGCTTCACCGTGACCTCGATCCGCGACGTGACGCCGATCCCGCATAACGGTTGCCGTCCGCGCAAGCGCCGTCGCGTCTGA
- a CDS encoding DNA-directed RNA polymerase subunit alpha, with product MISKNWQDLSKPNKLEIKVGDDPKRHATVIARPLERGFGMTLGNALRRVLLSSLQGAAVTAVQIDGVLHEFSSIPGVREDVTDIVLNIKAIAVKMQGEGPKRMTLRKTGPGTVTAGDINTIGDVSILNPDLVLCTLDEGSEIRMEFTVNTGKGYVPSEQNRPEDAPIGLIPVDSLYSPVKKVSYRVENTREGQNLDRDMLTLQIETNGSVTPEDALALAARILQDQLAVFITFEEPRKEEAVSTAPQLPFNPALLKKVDELELSVRSANCLKNDNIVYIGDLIQKSEGEMLRTPNFGRKSLNEIKEVLATMGLHLGMDVTGWPPENIEELAKRFEEHY from the coding sequence GTGATCAGCAAGAACTGGCAGGATCTGTCAAAGCCCAACAAGCTCGAAATCAAGGTCGGCGACGACCCGAAGCGTCACGCCACCGTGATCGCCCGCCCGCTGGAGCGCGGCTTCGGCATGACGCTCGGCAATGCGCTGCGTCGCGTGCTGCTGTCCTCGCTCCAGGGCGCGGCCGTCACCGCCGTCCAGATCGACGGCGTGCTGCATGAATTCTCCTCGATCCCCGGCGTGCGCGAGGACGTCACCGACATCGTCCTCAACATCAAGGCGATCGCGGTCAAGATGCAGGGCGAAGGCCCCAAGCGCATGACCCTGCGCAAGACGGGCCCTGGCACCGTCACCGCCGGCGACATCAACACCATCGGCGACGTTTCGATCCTGAACCCCGACCTCGTGCTCTGCACGCTGGACGAGGGCTCCGAGATCCGCATGGAGTTCACCGTCAACACCGGCAAGGGCTATGTCCCCTCCGAGCAGAACCGTCCGGAAGACGCGCCGATCGGCCTGATCCCGGTCGACAGCCTGTATTCGCCGGTCAAGAAGGTCTCCTATCGCGTCGAGAACACCCGCGAGGGCCAGAACCTCGACCGCGACATGCTGACCCTGCAGATCGAGACCAACGGCTCGGTCACCCCTGAGGACGCGCTGGCGCTGGCCGCCCGCATCCTGCAGGACCAGCTCGCCGTCTTCATCACCTTCGAGGAGCCGCGCAAGGAAGAGGCCGTCTCGACCGCGCCGCAGCTGCCCTTCAACCCGGCGCTGCTCAAGAAGGTCGACGAGCTCGAACTGTCCGTGCGTTCGGCGAACTGCCTGAAGAACGACAACATCGTCTATATCGGCGACCTGATCCAGAAGTCGGAGGGCGAGATGCTGCGCACCCCGAACTTCGGCCGCAAGTCGCTGAACGAGATCAAGGAAGTGCTCGCCACCATGGGCCTCCATCTCGGCATGGACGTCACCGGCTGGCCGCCGGAGAACATCGAAGAGCTCGCGAAGCGCTTCGAGGAGCATTACTGA
- the rplQ gene encoding 50S ribosomal protein L17 has product MRHGFRGRRFNRSVEHRKAMFANMSQALIKHEQITTTLPKAKDLRPVVEKLITLAKRGDLHARRQAIAQIKDVALVGKLFAVLGPRYKERNGGYLRIMKAGFRFGDNAPLAVIEFVDRDVDAKGKDSGPVFTAEDEAA; this is encoded by the coding sequence ATGCGTCACGGTTTTCGCGGTCGTCGTTTCAACCGCTCGGTCGAGCATCGCAAGGCGATGTTCGCCAACATGTCCCAGGCCCTGATCAAGCACGAGCAGATCACCACCACGCTGCCGAAGGCCAAGGATCTGCGTCCGGTCGTCGAAAAGCTGATCACGCTCGCCAAGCGCGGCGATCTGCATGCCCGCCGTCAGGCGATCGCGCAGATCAAGGACGTCGCTCTGGTCGGCAAGCTCTTCGCGGTGCTGGGCCCGCGCTACAAGGAGCGCAATGGCGGCTATCTGCGCATCATGAAGGCGGGCTTCCGCTTCGGCGACAACGCTCCGCTCGCCGTGATCGAGTTCGTCGATCGCGATGTCGACGCCAAGGGCAAGGATTCCGGCCCGGTCTTCACGGCGGAAGACGAGGCGGCCTGA
- a CDS encoding sugar O-acetyltransferase, with protein MARSEKDKMLAGELYDAGDAELQAALAATRDWLVRYNAALATPTRERRMLLAERLAAVGEGSTIRPPFHCDYGFNISVGAGVFLNFNCVILDVVAVTIGDRTQIGPGVQILTADHPRDPAQREAGLEFGRPVTIGRNVWIGGGALILPGITIGDDAIIGAGSVVTRDVAAGATVVGNPARPLR; from the coding sequence ATGGCACGAAGCGAGAAAGACAAGATGCTGGCGGGCGAGCTCTACGACGCCGGTGACGCCGAGCTGCAGGCAGCGCTTGCTGCCACCCGGGACTGGTTGGTGCGCTACAATGCGGCGCTCGCGACACCGACGCGAGAGCGCCGTATGCTGCTGGCGGAGCGTTTGGCTGCCGTGGGCGAGGGCAGCACCATCCGCCCGCCTTTTCATTGCGATTATGGCTTCAACATCAGCGTGGGCGCAGGCGTCTTCCTGAACTTCAACTGCGTGATTCTCGATGTCGTCGCTGTGACGATCGGTGACCGGACGCAGATCGGGCCCGGCGTCCAGATCCTGACCGCCGATCATCCGCGCGATCCCGCCCAGCGGGAGGCGGGGCTGGAGTTCGGGCGCCCCGTCACGATCGGCCGCAATGTTTGGATCGGAGGCGGCGCGCTGATCCTGCCCGGCATCACGATCGGCGACGACGCGATCATCGGCGCGGGCAGTGTGGTCACACGCGACGTTGCGGCCGGCGCGACCGTGGTGGGCAATCCGGCGCGGCCACTGCGTTGA
- a CDS encoding tripartite tricarboxylate transporter substrate-binding protein: protein MLKSIASISALAAVLSVSAPALAQDTYPSKAITMIVPFAAGGSSDVIARLVGDEMGRALGQRIVMENMGGAGGATALARASRAEPDGYTIVIGNSGTNAASYTIYPDLKYTNADFAPIGLVAKTSPMIALKLDFPAKDLMEFVAYAKQNPGKVSLGHAGVGSSNYLICRNFVKAAGVDVALVSYRGAGPALNDLMGGQIDGVCDAATSLYGAVESKKVKALAVATPGRLASLPDVPTSKEAGLPAFEAQGWNALFAPKNTPQPIIAKLNEALKTALSSQTLQARFKELSSVPPTADEVTPAFVAGFVPGEIERYRLLLQDK, encoded by the coding sequence ATGCTGAAGTCGATCGCCTCCATCTCTGCCCTGGCTGCCGTGCTGTCGGTGTCGGCGCCGGCCTTGGCTCAGGACACCTACCCTTCCAAGGCGATCACCATGATCGTGCCCTTCGCGGCGGGCGGCTCGTCGGACGTCATCGCGCGCCTTGTCGGTGACGAGATGGGCCGTGCGCTCGGGCAGCGCATCGTGATGGAGAACATGGGCGGGGCAGGCGGGGCGACCGCCCTGGCGCGTGCCTCCCGCGCCGAGCCGGATGGCTATACGATCGTGATCGGCAATAGCGGCACCAATGCCGCCTCCTATACGATCTATCCCGACCTCAAATACACCAATGCGGATTTCGCACCGATCGGCCTCGTCGCCAAGACCTCGCCGATGATCGCGCTGAAGCTCGATTTCCCGGCCAAGGACCTGATGGAGTTCGTCGCCTATGCCAAGCAGAACCCGGGCAAGGTCAGCCTCGGCCATGCCGGCGTCGGCTCGTCGAATTATCTGATCTGCCGCAATTTCGTGAAGGCGGCTGGTGTCGATGTGGCACTGGTCAGCTATCGCGGCGCGGGGCCGGCGCTGAACGACCTGATGGGCGGGCAGATCGACGGTGTCTGCGATGCGGCGACATCGTTGTACGGCGCGGTCGAAAGCAAGAAGGTGAAGGCCCTGGCGGTGGCGACGCCGGGACGGCTTGCAAGCCTGCCCGATGTTCCGACCTCGAAGGAGGCCGGCCTGCCGGCCTTCGAGGCGCAGGGCTGGAACGCGCTGTTTGCCCCGAAGAACACGCCGCAGCCGATCATCGCCAAGCTGAATGAGGCTTTGAAAACAGCGCTTTCGAGCCAGACGCTGCAAGCTCGATTCAAGGAGCTCTCCTCGGTTCCGCCCACGGCTGATGAGGTGACGCCTGCCTTCGTCGCAGGCTTCGTGCCCGGCGAGATCGAGCGCTACCGGTTGCTGTTGCAGGACAAGTAG
- a CDS encoding LysR substrate-binding domain-containing protein produces the protein MTRAAEELGRTHGAVSRQLRSLQEQAGLPLFDKAGTGLALNQHGAALQEVVAGALDDLEQGWLRVLHEAHGPSLHVACSATFAMRWLVPHLAGFYRLHPEVRVRLSMTSARDIRHQGADLVLAWDRLSYPARDQARAIRIGSIAFGPVCAPGYPVARDGSRLTYATRIAHDFTTRAWTDWEQESGLTVAHEAELRFPHTHLCIEAALAGLGVALVEQRMVRDDLATARLVAPCGFLPFEDGLAVVPASERAMSRAAQAFLAWITTELAAQRV, from the coding sequence GTGACGCGCGCAGCGGAGGAACTCGGCCGCACGCATGGCGCAGTGAGCCGGCAACTGCGGTCGCTCCAGGAACAGGCCGGCTTGCCGTTGTTCGACAAGGCGGGCACGGGGCTTGCCCTCAACCAGCATGGCGCGGCGTTGCAGGAGGTGGTCGCAGGCGCGCTCGATGACCTGGAACAGGGCTGGCTGCGTGTCCTCCACGAAGCACACGGACCAAGCCTGCATGTCGCCTGCAGCGCGACCTTCGCGATGCGTTGGCTGGTGCCGCATCTGGCCGGCTTCTATCGCCTGCATCCGGAGGTGCGGGTGCGTCTGTCGATGACCTCGGCTCGGGACATCCGCCATCAAGGCGCTGACCTCGTCCTGGCCTGGGATCGCCTCTCCTATCCCGCTCGCGACCAGGCGCGGGCGATCCGCATCGGCAGCATCGCCTTCGGCCCGGTCTGCGCGCCGGGATACCCCGTCGCCCGCGATGGCAGCCGCCTGACCTACGCCACGCGGATCGCACACGACTTCACCACCCGGGCCTGGACGGACTGGGAGCAGGAGAGTGGTCTCACTGTGGCGCATGAGGCAGAGCTGCGCTTTCCCCACACCCATCTGTGTATCGAAGCCGCATTGGCCGGGCTCGGCGTTGCCCTGGTCGAGCAGCGCATGGTGCGCGACGACCTCGCAACCGCGAGGCTGGTTGCGCCCTGCGGCTTCCTGCCATTCGAGGACGGCCTTGCCGTGGTGCCGGCCTCGGAGCGAGCAATGTCCCGCGCCGCTCAGGCCTTCCTGGCCTGGATCACCACGGAGCTTGCAGCCCAGCGCGTCTGA